The Pyrococcus kukulkanii genome contains a region encoding:
- a CDS encoding HypC/HybG/HupF family hydrogenase formation chaperone, protein MCLAVPGKVVEIRGNVGIVDFGGIKREVRLDLLPDIKVGDYVIVHTGFAIEKLDEERAKEILEAWEEVLSALEG, encoded by the coding sequence ATGTGCCTAGCCGTTCCTGGGAAAGTCGTGGAAATTAGGGGTAACGTTGGAATAGTGGATTTTGGGGGCATTAAAAGGGAAGTAAGGTTAGATCTACTCCCAGACATCAAAGTTGGCGATTACGTGATAGTCCACACTGGCTTTGCAATAGAGAAACTCGACGAGGAGAGAGCAAAGGAAATTCTTGAAGCGTGGGAAGAAGTTCTCTCAGCTCTGGAGGGATAG
- a CDS encoding ATP-binding protein yields the protein MFMFYDREKELALLRTFVESEPNTIFFIYGPINSGKTTLLMEFSRRLSEDFVPFYINLRWHAISSPSDFLNILFSIHRGKKDVVKAIVEDLPGIIHGIPVPKALLREVIGNHENAFSYIIETLKKIRKSGKIPILILDELQKVEDLKINGPLLYELFNLLVGLTKELHLAHVFTITSDSLFIEKVYSEAMLHGRAEFFLVDDFDEDTAREFLEELGFKGEEIELVIRHFGGKPSYLTLASLHKDNLEEWCRGELDTRENWIKFKLNDLKRENGIIYREVIRILKSFMDSEFIKIEDVSPGIRWLVKQNILFLDPKKGILRPQGRLELLAIRRIVG from the coding sequence ATGTTCATGTTTTACGACAGGGAGAAAGAGCTGGCTCTCCTCAGAACTTTCGTTGAGAGCGAGCCAAACACAATCTTCTTCATTTACGGCCCGATAAACTCGGGCAAAACAACACTACTAATGGAATTTTCTAGGAGACTTTCCGAGGATTTTGTTCCATTCTATATAAACCTCAGGTGGCATGCTATATCCAGCCCTTCTGATTTCCTTAATATTCTGTTCTCGATACACAGAGGCAAGAAGGACGTTGTTAAAGCAATAGTAGAGGATCTACCTGGGATTATCCACGGAATTCCAGTTCCAAAAGCTCTGCTGAGAGAGGTAATTGGGAACCACGAAAACGCTTTTTCCTATATAATTGAGACTTTGAAAAAGATTAGGAAAAGTGGAAAAATTCCAATTCTAATCTTAGATGAGCTCCAGAAGGTTGAAGACCTCAAAATAAATGGACCACTACTCTATGAACTCTTCAACCTCCTAGTCGGACTTACGAAAGAACTACACCTAGCCCACGTCTTCACAATAACCTCAGATTCTCTCTTCATTGAGAAGGTGTACAGCGAAGCAATGCTCCACGGTAGGGCCGAATTCTTCTTGGTAGATGATTTTGATGAGGATACTGCGAGAGAATTCCTTGAAGAACTTGGATTTAAGGGGGAAGAGATAGAATTAGTCATCAGGCACTTTGGGGGAAAGCCCTCCTATCTCACACTTGCTTCTCTTCACAAGGACAACCTAGAAGAATGGTGCAGGGGAGAACTTGATACAAGAGAGAATTGGATAAAATTTAAGCTGAATGACCTCAAAAGGGAAAACGGGATCATTTACAGGGAAGTTATAAGGATATTAAAAAGCTTTATGGACAGCGAGTTCATCAAGATAGAGGATGTAAGCCCAGGAATAAGATGGTTAGTGAAGCAGAATATTCTCTTCTTAGATCCGAAGAAGGGAATTTTAAGACCTCAGGGAAGGCTTGAGCTCTTGGCTATTAGGAGGATTGTAGGGTAG
- the shyA gene encoding NAD(P)-dependent hydrogenase/sulfhydrogenase 2 subunit alpha, with protein sequence MIIELDEFTRVEGIGKAEIVVEDGTVKEARVKILEGPRFFEVLTLGRSYWDVPDLEARICAICYVAHSVASVRAIENALGIEVPPTVEKLRELALWGEIIESHALHLYLLALPDIFGYPDAISMIPKHGELIKEGLTIKAFGNTIRELLGGREIHGINIKPGGFGRYPREEELEGIAKHAESLVKFARRIVGIFASQEPRGAKAEIPMVTSEYLWGDDLIVGEDRIQYIELDEVPVNYSFAKHTYYKGKPIFVGALARLLLKEKYIQGEAGRLLDTYKDKIESRYVIYNNLAQAIELVYALERVAELSNKIASEGIEKGIVEPEEKSGEGIGYVEAPRGVLVHHYRIEDGKVVWSNTITPTAFNQGMMELSLLEDAKKMYGSVPEESLKKKLEEIVRAFDPCISCSVHFVKL encoded by the coding sequence ATGATCATAGAGCTTGATGAATTCACCAGGGTTGAGGGGATCGGAAAGGCAGAGATAGTTGTTGAGGATGGAACTGTTAAGGAGGCGAGGGTTAAGATACTCGAGGGGCCAAGATTCTTTGAAGTCCTAACGTTGGGGAGGAGCTACTGGGACGTTCCCGATCTTGAGGCAAGGATATGTGCTATCTGCTACGTAGCTCACTCCGTTGCATCGGTAAGGGCCATAGAAAATGCCCTAGGAATAGAAGTTCCACCCACGGTTGAGAAGTTAAGGGAGCTAGCCCTGTGGGGGGAAATAATAGAGAGCCATGCTCTTCACCTTTACCTCCTAGCGTTGCCGGATATTTTTGGCTATCCAGATGCAATCTCAATGATACCAAAGCATGGGGAGTTAATAAAGGAAGGATTGACAATAAAGGCATTTGGTAACACGATAAGAGAGCTCCTAGGGGGAAGAGAAATTCATGGAATAAACATAAAGCCAGGAGGATTTGGAAGGTATCCAAGAGAAGAAGAACTGGAAGGAATAGCAAAGCATGCAGAGTCACTAGTTAAATTTGCCAGAAGGATAGTTGGAATATTTGCTTCTCAAGAACCAAGAGGGGCCAAAGCTGAAATTCCGATGGTTACCAGTGAATACTTGTGGGGAGATGACCTAATAGTTGGGGAAGACAGAATTCAATATATAGAGCTTGACGAAGTTCCAGTAAACTACAGCTTTGCAAAGCATACCTACTACAAAGGCAAACCTATTTTTGTCGGTGCATTGGCTAGGTTATTATTGAAAGAAAAATACATTCAGGGGGAAGCGGGGAGACTGCTAGATACCTACAAAGACAAAATTGAGAGCAGATACGTAATATACAACAACTTAGCCCAAGCCATAGAGCTTGTCTATGCTTTAGAGAGAGTTGCTGAGCTCAGCAATAAAATAGCGAGTGAGGGAATAGAAAAAGGCATTGTGGAACCGGAAGAAAAAAGCGGGGAAGGGATTGGATATGTTGAAGCTCCCAGAGGAGTTCTAGTCCATCACTATAGAATCGAAGATGGAAAAGTCGTGTGGTCGAACACGATCACACCGACTGCATTTAATCAAGGGATGATGGAGCTTAGCTTACTTGAGGATGCTAAGAAGATGTATGGATCAGTGCCAGAGGAGTCTTTGAAGAAAAAATTGGAGGAGATAGTTAGAGCATTCGACCCATGTATCTCCTGTTCAGTGCACTTCGTCAAGCTTTAG
- the shyD gene encoding NAD(P)-dependent hydrogenase/sulfhydrogenase 2 subunit delta has product MKLAVFELTDCGGCALNLLFLYDRLFDILEFYEIVEFHMASSSKSKEKVDVALVTGTVSTQRDLDVLREARNRSEYLIALGTCATHGSVQGSVENAKEAFRRIYGDVKGPTKVLEPRPITEYVPVDFAIPGCPYNKEEVFQVLMNLARGVEPVAKDYPVCLECKLNEYECVLLKKGIPCLGPVTAGGCNAQCPALGLGCIGCRGPSMDANVPGLVEVLKEILPEEEIARKLRTFTRW; this is encoded by the coding sequence ATGAAGTTAGCTGTTTTCGAGCTTACCGACTGTGGAGGTTGTGCTCTAAACTTGCTCTTCCTGTACGATAGGTTATTTGATATCTTGGAGTTCTACGAGATAGTTGAGTTCCACATGGCGAGCTCAAGCAAGAGTAAGGAGAAGGTCGATGTAGCTCTTGTAACTGGGACTGTTTCAACGCAGAGGGATCTAGATGTTCTTAGGGAGGCTAGGAACAGAAGTGAGTACCTGATAGCTCTTGGAACTTGTGCAACCCACGGTAGCGTTCAAGGGAGCGTTGAGAATGCGAAGGAGGCATTTAGACGAATATACGGAGATGTCAAGGGGCCTACTAAAGTTCTCGAGCCGAGGCCAATAACGGAGTACGTTCCCGTCGACTTCGCCATTCCTGGGTGCCCTTACAATAAGGAGGAGGTATTTCAAGTCCTGATGAACCTAGCGAGAGGAGTTGAGCCAGTTGCAAAGGACTATCCTGTCTGCCTTGAGTGCAAACTCAACGAGTACGAGTGCGTTCTCTTAAAGAAAGGCATTCCATGCCTTGGACCAGTAACGGCTGGAGGGTGTAATGCCCAGTGCCCTGCCTTAGGATTAGGATGCATAGGGTGTAGAGGACCTTCAATGGATGCAAACGTTCCTGGGCTCGTCGAGGTTCTAAAGGAGATTCTGCCAGAGGAGGAAATTGCAAGGAAGCTTAGGACGTTCACGAGGTGGTAG
- the shyC gene encoding NAD(P)-dependent hydrogenase/sulfhydrogenase 2 subunit gamma: protein MNPYQSYDAKIIEIRELTSREKLFTLRFTDREVEESFTFKPGQFVVVDLRGYGEFPISLCSPPTRKPIQLCIRRTGRLTRFIHKFSEGESIGIRGPYGNGFPLEKMEGANLILVAGGLGMAPLRSVLWYAIDTGKFEKIYLFYGTKSYEDILFRDEIIYLLKHGEKLNCHVKLAYEVETPSCIYLEKGFSEKVCKGVVTDLFRGEEFDVNNSYALICGPPVMYKFVIRELLDRGLSPGRIYMTLERRMKCGIGKCGHCVVGTSVSMKYICKDGPVFTYWDALSTRGLI from the coding sequence ATGAATCCATATCAAAGTTACGATGCCAAGATAATCGAAATTAGGGAGCTTACATCGAGGGAAAAGCTCTTTACCCTCCGCTTCACCGATAGGGAAGTTGAAGAAAGCTTTACCTTCAAGCCGGGACAGTTCGTAGTAGTTGACCTAAGGGGGTACGGAGAGTTCCCTATTAGCCTCTGCTCCCCACCAACGAGGAAGCCGATACAGCTCTGCATAAGGAGAACTGGAAGATTAACTAGGTTCATTCACAAGTTTAGTGAAGGAGAATCCATAGGAATTAGAGGACCCTATGGCAACGGCTTTCCACTTGAGAAGATGGAAGGAGCGAACTTAATCCTAGTTGCCGGCGGTTTAGGAATGGCCCCATTACGTTCCGTGCTGTGGTATGCAATAGATACTGGCAAATTCGAGAAGATATACCTCTTCTACGGAACAAAGAGCTACGAAGATATACTCTTTAGGGACGAGATAATCTACTTGCTCAAGCACGGAGAAAAGCTCAACTGCCACGTTAAACTCGCTTATGAAGTTGAAACTCCTTCATGCATCTACCTTGAGAAGGGATTCTCGGAGAAGGTGTGCAAGGGAGTTGTTACAGACTTATTTAGGGGCGAAGAGTTCGACGTTAACAACTCCTATGCACTGATCTGCGGCCCGCCTGTTATGTATAAGTTCGTGATTAGGGAGCTTTTGGATAGAGGACTTTCCCCAGGGAGGATATACATGACCCTCGAGAGAAGGATGAAGTGCGGAATTGGAAAGTGTGGTCATTGCGTCGTTGGAACAAGCGTTTCCATGAAGTACATCTGCAAAGACGGACCCGTCTTCACGTACTGGGATGCCCTCTCAACGAGGGGGTTGATATGA
- the shyB gene encoding NAD(P)-dependent hydrogenase/sulfhydrogenase 2 subunit beta, protein MRYVKLPAENFSTFFETLKQLGKIYGPVKHNSTYTFIQVDNVKELSLDYTRTILPPKKFFVKPRDELFKLKREKWEEVKDGESFVLFGVHSCDIHGLKILDKVYLRDPPDPYYKSRRENAFIVGISCMPDEYCFCKSLGTDFAMDGFDLFLHKLPDGWLVRVGSVKGHEVVWENQELFEEVTEEDLRHFKEFEEKRAKAFKRSLNKEGLADILDLAFNSQVWKKYAEKCLGCGNCTLVCPTCRCYEVCDNWIRAYEVVRERRYDSCFMPTHGLVAGGHNFRPTRLDRFRHRYYCKSYFDPSAGFNCVGCGRCDEFCPAKIEHVRVLEEVREELL, encoded by the coding sequence ATGAGGTACGTCAAGCTTCCTGCTGAAAACTTTTCCACATTTTTTGAGACCCTTAAGCAACTTGGCAAAATATACGGTCCAGTCAAACATAATTCAACGTATACGTTTATACAAGTTGACAATGTTAAAGAACTAAGCTTAGATTATACAAGAACAATTCTCCCTCCAAAGAAATTCTTCGTAAAGCCTAGGGATGAGTTATTTAAGCTGAAAAGAGAAAAGTGGGAAGAAGTAAAAGACGGAGAAAGCTTTGTCCTCTTTGGAGTTCACTCATGTGACATCCACGGTCTCAAAATTCTAGACAAAGTTTACCTTAGAGATCCCCCAGACCCTTACTACAAGTCGAGAAGGGAGAACGCATTCATAGTGGGGATAAGCTGTATGCCCGATGAGTACTGTTTCTGCAAGAGCTTGGGTACAGACTTCGCTATGGACGGCTTCGATCTCTTCCTCCACAAGCTACCTGACGGCTGGCTGGTAAGAGTAGGAAGCGTCAAGGGGCACGAGGTAGTGTGGGAAAATCAAGAGCTATTTGAAGAAGTTACGGAGGAAGACCTAAGGCACTTCAAAGAATTCGAGGAAAAGAGAGCTAAAGCGTTCAAGAGGAGCCTAAACAAAGAAGGATTGGCAGATATACTTGATTTAGCTTTCAACAGTCAGGTGTGGAAGAAGTACGCTGAAAAATGCTTAGGTTGTGGGAACTGCACCCTCGTCTGCCCAACGTGTAGATGCTATGAGGTCTGCGACAATTGGATTAGGGCTTATGAGGTCGTGAGGGAGAGGAGATATGATTCTTGCTTCATGCCTACCCACGGCTTAGTTGCAGGGGGTCACAACTTCAGGCCTACTCGGTTGGATAGGTTCAGGCACCGTTACTACTGTAAGAGCTACTTCGATCCTTCTGCGGGCTTCAACTGTGTCGGCTGTGGTAGGTGTGATGAATTCTGTCCAGCGAAAATAGAGCACGTAAGAGTTCTTGAGGAGGTTCGGGAGGAATTGTTATGA
- a CDS encoding sulfide/dihydroorotate dehydrogenase-like FAD/NAD-binding protein: protein MYKILRKERLAPGINLFEIEAPRVAKHAKPGQFVIVRLHEKGERIPLTIADADKSKGSVTIVAQEVGKTTHELGTYNEGDYISDLLGPLGNPSHIDKFGTVVMVGGGVGVAEIYPVARAMKEAGNYVISILGFRTKELVFWEDKLRDVSDEVIVTTNDGSYGMKGFTTHALQKLIDEGRKIDLVHAVGPAIMMKAVAELTKPYGIKTVASLNPIMVDGTGMCGACRITVGGEIKFACVDGPEFDAHLVDWDELMKRLNYYRDLELISFEKWKRERGMV from the coding sequence GTGTACAAAATTTTACGGAAAGAACGGCTTGCTCCTGGCATTAATCTTTTCGAGATAGAAGCTCCTAGAGTGGCTAAACACGCGAAACCAGGGCAGTTCGTGATCGTGAGATTACATGAGAAAGGTGAAAGGATACCATTGACAATTGCCGATGCTGACAAAAGTAAAGGTTCAGTTACGATAGTTGCTCAAGAGGTCGGAAAAACAACTCACGAATTGGGCACGTACAATGAAGGGGATTACATCTCGGATCTCCTGGGGCCCTTGGGAAACCCAAGCCACATAGACAAGTTCGGAACGGTAGTAATGGTTGGGGGTGGAGTTGGTGTTGCGGAGATATACCCAGTCGCAAGAGCCATGAAGGAAGCGGGCAACTATGTGATCTCGATCCTGGGGTTCAGGACAAAAGAGTTAGTTTTCTGGGAGGATAAGCTTAGAGACGTTAGCGATGAAGTAATAGTCACGACAAACGATGGAAGTTATGGAATGAAGGGCTTTACAACTCATGCACTCCAAAAGTTAATCGATGAGGGTAGGAAGATTGACTTGGTACATGCAGTTGGACCTGCAATAATGATGAAAGCCGTTGCGGAGCTAACTAAGCCCTACGGGATAAAGACTGTGGCAAGCTTGAACCCGATAATGGTGGATGGAACAGGGATGTGCGGAGCGTGCAGGATTACGGTGGGAGGGGAGATAAAGTTTGCATGCGTCGATGGGCCCGAGTTCGATGCCCACTTAGTCGATTGGGACGAGCTAATGAAGAGGCTCAACTACTACCGGGATTTAGAGTTGATAAGCTTTGAAAAGTGGAAGAGGGAAAGGGGGATGGTTTGA